From Triticum aestivum cultivar Chinese Spring chromosome 4A, IWGSC CS RefSeq v2.1, whole genome shotgun sequence, a single genomic window includes:
- the LOC123083160 gene encoding GDSL esterase/lipase At1g29660-like produces the protein MAVRASVLVVGILCLLALSASASAQYPSSPSSPDSYPSPGSYPSPGSPDGNEGEGEAVPPRNVTCKDTDGKRPGCTSTCPDRCPQQCIVLCPDCKTFCHDEVKPAKPVPPPAMFVFGDGVLDVGNNRYLPKVETEEGYPPQVSQSSSGRFSNGANLADTVATSIGFQQSPPAYMSLNGGLNMWGANYASAGSGIKISTNGERSISLPKQLEHFKVTRSQMEAKLGGDAKLRELLSKSFFLIGTGGQDLDPRWNVESGYPRSQTELQELITLYGEAISSLYDMGARKMAIVNVGIIGCKPPPYRYECDQSLKKNATAFDAALKPLMAGLASKKSGLSYSIGDFYGFTTAVFANPSNYGLVNTQDSCSEWSYPDWTYCYNPDGYWFWDPEFMTDRAAKLTAAAFYYGPPQFTFPITFKALLAKK, from the exons ATGGCGGTGCGCGCGAGTGTGCTCGTGGTGGGCATCCTCTGCCTGCTAGCattgtcggcgtcggcgtcggcgcaaTACCCGTCGTCCCCAAGCTCCCCGGACTCGTATCCATCCCCTGGCTCATACCCATCTCCCGGCTCCCCGGAcggcaacgagggggagggggaggccgtcCCTCCCAGGAACGTCACCTGCAAGGACACCGACGGGAAGCGGCCGGGTTGCACGAGCACCTGCCCCGACCGCTGCCCACAGCAGTGCATCGTCCTCTGCCCCGACTGCAAGACATTCTGCC ACGATGAGGTAAAGCCGGCGAAGCCCGTGCCTCCACCTGCCATGTTCGTGTTCGGAGACGGGGTGTTGGACGTCGGAAACAACAGATACTTGCCCAAGGTCGAAACGGAGGAGGGGTACCCCCCTCAAGTCTCTCAATCTAGCAGCGGCAGGTTCAGCAACGGAGCCAACTTGGCTGACACCGTTG CAACATCAATCGGCTTCCAGCAGAGCCCTCCAGCTTACATGTCGTTGAACGGTGGGCTCAACATGTGGGGCGCCAACTACGCCTCGGCAGGTTCCGGTATCAAAATCTCCACT AACGGAGAACGTTCCATCTCGTTGCCGAAGCAGCTTGAGCACTTCAAGGTGACGAGGTCCCAGATGGAGGCCAAGCTGGGTGGCGACGCGAAATTGCGTGAGCTCCTCTCCAAGTCTTTCTTCCTAATTGGCACCGGTGGCCAGGACCTCGATCCAAGATGGAACGTCGAGTCTGGATATCCACGATCACAGACCGAGCTCCAGGAGCTCATCACTCTTTACGGGGAAGCCATCTCGTCCCTTTATGACATGGGCGCCAGGAAGATGGCCATCGTAAACGTTGGCATCATCGGCTGCAAGCCACCTCCCTACAGGTATGAGTGTGACCAGAGCCTGAAAAAGAACGCCACCGCGTTCGACGCGGCCCTGAAGCCCCTAATGGCTGGCCTCGCGTCCAAGAAGTCGGGTCTCTCCTACTCCATCGGCGACTTCTACGGCTTCACCACCGCCGTCTTTGCCAACCCATCAAATTATG GGCTAGTGAATACCCAGGACTCCTGCAGCGAGTGGAGCTACCCCGACTGGACGTACTGCTACAACCCCGATGGTTACTGGTTCTGGGACCCGGAGTTCATGACAGATAGGGCCGCCAAGCTGACAGCTGCTGCGTTCTACTATGGTCCACCCCAATTTACATTTCCAATTACCTTTAAGGCTCTGCTGGCGAAAAAATAA
- the LOC123083162 gene encoding putative inorganic phosphate transporter 1-13 translates to MFTTWPARRHGCSSLFCHLHGAGSALLYRVLDAVTSVKCETRRARKQVKVLEALDVAGTQMYHFTTIVIAGMGFFTDAYDLFSVSLIADLLGRIYYHSADGRLPRNVAGAVSGVALCGTVLGQLFFGWLGDRMGRKLIYGVTLKLMVVCSLASGLSFHNKPKCVVATLCFFRFWLGFGIGGDYPLSATIMSEYANKRTRGAFIAAVFAMQGLGNLAAGAVVLVLSASFKNTAAYDSDQLGQADYVWRIVLMLGAVPALLTYYWRMKMPETARYTALIAKNLKLAASDMAAVLDIDFVSDMEAEAVVKQDEFGLFSMEFLHKHGRQLLGTTVCWFVLDVVFYSLNLFMKDIFSGIGWFGDAAEMSPLEQTYKIARTQAIIVVGGSLPGYFLTVLFVDCIGRIKIQLMGFTMMTIFMIGLAAPYKFWSKPSMHAGFAIMYALILFFANFGPNSTTFILPTEIFPTRLRSTCNGISAAGGKCGAIIGVLWFQYSHTSIRSSLLLLAGCNLVGVMFTLALPESKGMSLEDITGEMEEESEPSQESATIAEVEFIHSVEIL, encoded by the exons ATGTTCACGACCTGGCCTGCGAGGAGGCACGGGTGCAGCTCCCTCTTCTGCCACCTCCATGGCGCCGGGAGCGCCTTGCTGTACCGCGTGCTGGACGCGGTGACGTCGGTGAAATGCGAGACGCGGCGGGCTCGCAAGCAGGTCAAGGTGCTCGAGGCCCTCGACGTCGCCGGGACGCAGATGTACCACttcaccaccatcgtcatcgccggcATGGGCTTCTTCACGGACGCCTACGACCTGTTCTCGGTCTCCCTCATCGCCGACCTCCTGGGCCGCATCTACTACCACTCGGCGGACGGCAGGCTCCCCCGTAACGTCGCCGGCGCCGTCAGCGGCGTGGCGCTCTGCGGCACGGTCCTGGGGCAGCTCTTCTTCGGCTGGCTCGGCGACAGGATGGGGCGGAAGCTGATCTACGGCGTCACGCTCAAGCTCATGGTGGTGTGCTCGCTCGCGTCCGGCCTCTCCTTCCACAACAAGCCCAAGTGCGTCGTGGCCACGTTGTGCTTCTTCCGCTTCTGGCTCGGCTTCGGCATCGGCGGCGACTACCCGCTTTCGGCCACCATCATGTCTGAGTATGCCAACAAAAGGACTCGCGGAGCCTTCATAGCAGCAGTCTTCGCTATGCAG GGTCTTGGGAACCTGGCTGCTGGGGCTGTTGTTCTGGTGCTCTCTGCGAGCTTCAAGAACACGGCCGCGTACGATTCTGACCAGCTCGGGCAAGCAGACTACGTGTGGCGCATTGTACTTATGCTCGGCGCCGTTCCTGCCCTGCTCACCTACTACTGGCGCATGAAGATGCCCGAGACGGCGCGCTACACCGCGCTCATCGCCAAGAACCTCAAGCTAGCGGCGTCTGACATGGCCGCGGTCCTCGACATCGACTTCGTGTCCGACATGGAAGCGGAGGCCGTCGTTAAGCAGGACGAGTTTGGCCTCTTCTCCATGGAGTTCCTTCACAAGCATGGCCGCCAGCTCCTCGGAACCACCGTGTGCTGgttcgtcctcgacgtcgtcttctacTCCCTCAACCTCTTCATGAAGGACATCTTCAGCGGCATCGGCTGGTTTGGAGACGCGGCTGAGATGAGCCCTCTCGAGCAGACCTACAAGATAGCCCGCACGCAGGCCATCATCGTGGTCGGCGGTTCCCTACCAGGGTACTTCCTCACTGTCCTCTTCGTTGACTGCATCGGCCGCATCAAGATCCAGCTCATGGGGTTTACCATGATGACCATCTTCATGATCGGGCTCGCCGCGCCCTACAAGTTCTGGTCCAAACCCAGCATGCATGCAGGCTTCGCCATCATGTATGCATTGATCCTCTTCTTCGCAAACTTTGGCCCTAACTCCACCACCTTCATCCTACCCACCGAGATATTCCCGACGCGGCTGCGGTCGACATGCAACGGTATATCGGCTGCCGGGGGTAAGTGTGGTGCCATCATCGGTGTTCTCTGGTTCCAGTATTCTCATACGAGCATCCGGAGCTCTCTCCTTCTTCTAGCAGGGTGCAACCTGGTTGGAGTCATGTTCACTCTTGCCTTGCCGGAATCCAAAGGGATGTCACTCGAGGATATCACCGGAGAAATGGAGGAAGAAAGTGAACCATCTCAAGAATCTGCAACGATTGCTGAAGTTGAGTTCATCCACAGCGTGGAAATTTTGTAA